Genomic DNA from Nonomuraea rubra:
CCGGCCGGCGGCGACGCCGCCGCGGCCGGTGGCAGCCTGAACATCGCCGCCCTGCCCGAGCCGGTCAAGGAGATCGTCAGGTCCGCGTACGGCGACGCCACCGGCCACATCTTCCTCATCTCGACGGCCATCGCCGCCGTCGGCCTGGTCGCCGCGGCCTTCCTCAAGCCCGCCAGGCTCCGCGACAGCCTCGACCTGCCCGCGCCGCCGGCCAAGGAGGAGGCCGTCGCCGGCGCGTGACTCCCGGCCAGGAAGGCCGCGTTCCCCGTATCGCCCGCGGGGACGCGGCCTTCCTCCTGCCCGGCCGGACGCGCGGGACTCACAACACCGCCCGCCCGGCCCCATCCGCGGGACTCACAACACCGACCGCCCGCCCCGCCGGACGCGCGGGGCTCACAACATCGACCGCACCGCGTCCTCGGACCGGCCGATGACCGCCGAACCGTCGTCGGCCGTGATGATCGGGCGCTGGATCAGGATCGGGTTCTGCGCCAGGGCCCTGATCCACCGGTCACGCGCGGAGGCGTCCCGGGGCCACTCGTCCAGCCCCAGCTCGGCCGCCCGCGCCTCCCCGACCCGCGTGATGTCCCACGGGTCCAGGCCGAGCCTGGCCAGCACCTCGCGCAGCTCGGGCTCGTTCGGCGGGTCCTCCAGGTAGTGGCGCACCGTGTACTGCGCGGACTCGGCGTCCAGGACGGACAGCGCGGAGCTGCACTTCGAGCACGCGGGGTTGATCCAGATCTCCATGGCAGACGACCGTATCGGGCCGATCGCCCTCCGTCCTCCCTCGAGGGGAGCATTCCCAGGAAGTTGTCATGGAAAGGGTCGAGATCGGGTCAGCACTCCTCCCTCCGGGGCCGGGTCGTCCTCCGCGGACGCCGGTGCCCCGCTAGAACGTAACGGCACCGATGTCCCCCGAGGGAGCCGCCATGACCCGACGCATCGCCACCGTCCTCGTCCTGGTCGCCGCCCTGTGCGTGCCCGGGCAGGCGGTCGCCGGGCCCGCCCCCGCGGCCGCGCCGGCACCGGCTCCGGCTCCGGCTCCGGCGCCTCGCCCGCTGAGCCTGGTGCTGGACGGCGCCTCGTTCTCGCTGCGGGACGCGTTCGCGATCCTCGACGGCCGTCCCGTCTCCGCCTCCCTCGCCCCGGCCGCCCGCGCCACCATGGCCAGGGCCCGCGCGGGCGCGCTGGCCGCCCTGGAAGGGCAGCGGGTGTACGGCTGGAACCAGGCGCTCGGGCCGCTCAAGGACCGCCCGCTCACGCCCGGGCAGCAGGAACGGTTCCAGCGCAACATCCTGCGCTCCCACGCCGCGGGCGTCGGCGCCCCGCTGCCCGACGACGTGGTCAGGCTGGCCCTGATCCTCAAGGCGAACCAGCTCGCCAGGGGCCGCTCCGGCGTCCGCCCCGAGGTGCCGCAGCGGCTGCTGGACCTGGTGAACGCCGGCGTCGTGCCGCGGATGCCGCAGATCGGCTCCCTGGGCACCGGAGACCTGCAACCCCAGGCCGCGGCCGGCCTCGCGGCGATCGGCGAGGACGCGCCGGTACGGTTCCGCGGCCAGGAGGGCCCCGCCTCCGAGCTGCTGCCCCGGGCCGGGCTGGCCAGGGACTTCACCCTCCAGGCCGGGGAGGCGCTGCCGATCGTCAGCGGCAGCACCGTGCTGGCCGCCACGCTGGCGCACGCCGTGCACCGCGCCGCCGCGCTGGCCGACCAGGCGGAGGGGGCGTTCGCCCTGTTCATGGAGGCGACCAGGGCCGAGCGGAGCTCGCTGGACGCCCGTACCCATGCCGAACGGCACATCCCCGAGGAGAGCGCGGTCGCCGCGCGGCTGCGCGCGATGGTGGCGGGCTCGCGCTGGATGACGGACGAGGGCCGTCGCCGCCTCAGCCCCGAGCCGCGCGTCCAGGACGCGGTGTCGGTACGGGCGGCGCCGCACATCCTGGCCGGCCTGCGGCACACGCTCGCCGACGCCCGCCGCACGCTGACGCGGGAGGCCAACTCCTCCACCTCCAACCCGCTGGTCTTCAGGCGTGAGCGGGGACAGGGGTACGAGTTCGTGATGGGCGGCAACTGGGACGGCTCCGTCATGGGACACCTGGCCGACACCCTGAACGCGGAGATCACCGACGTCGGCGTGCTGTCGCAGGAGCTGTCGGGCCGGCTGCTGTCCCCCAGGTGGAGCTACGGCCTGCCGGCGAACCTGGCCGGCCCGCCCGTCGGCCTGAACTCCGGCCTGGTGCAGGTGCAGACGGTGGCCGCCGCGCTGATCCCCGAGATGCAGGCCAGGGCCACCCCGGCGGGCACCCTGTCGCGCCCGGTCAAGGACGGGCAGGAGGACCACAACACGATGGCCATGGCCTCGGCCCGCCACCTGCACGAGAACCTCGACCGGCTGGAGATCGTCCTGGCCGTCCAGTACCTGATGGCGGCCCAGGGCATCGACCTCATCTCCGGGCGGATGGCGGGCCTGCCGCTGGGCACCATCACGGGGCGCCTGCGGGCGGAGCTCAGGCGGTACGTCGCGCCGCTCGGCGACGACCGCTACCAGACGCCCGACCTGGAGCGGGCCGTCTGGCTGGTGCGCAACCGGCGGCTGGTGCCGTCCGACCTGAAAGTTTCACCATCGTCAACCCCGGTTGTAATGCCCTGACCGGCCACGACGCCGGATGCGCCGAAAGGATCTCCGGCGCTTGATTGACGACCGGAAAGCGCTTTCCTAGATTCACTGTCGTTCACTCACATGCCTGGCGTTCACATACGTGAACGGCAGGCACAGACAGCACCTACAGACAACCCGCAGTAGGTAGGAGCGCATCTCATGAGCACATCACGACGTGTCCTCACCCTCCTCACCAGCCTGGCCGCCGCGGCCGCCGGGCTGACGGCGGCGGCCTCGGCACCGGCCGCGGCCGACACCCCGCTGGTCGGCTGGGCCACGCAGGGCGGCGGGACCACCGGCGGCGGCAGCGTGCCCGCCACGACCGTCTCCTCGGCGTCCGCGCTGTCGAGCGCGCTGTCGTCCGGCTCCGCCGCCGTGATCAGGGTCTCCGGCACCATCTCCTGCTCCGGCATGCTCCGCGTGGCCTCGAACAAGACCGTCATCGGCAACTCGGGCGCGACCATCTCCGGGTGCGGCTTCAACGTCTCGCAGGCGTCGAACGTCATCATCCGCAACCTCAACTTCAGGAACTGGGGCGACGACGGCATCAACGTCCAGTACTCGACCCGCGTCTACATCGACCACAACTCCTTCAGCAACGGCGGCGACGGCGCCCTGGACATCAAGCGGTCCAGCGACTACATCACGGTGTCCTGGAACCGGTTCTTCGACCACGACAAGACCATGCTGCTGGGCCACAGCGACAGCAACGGCGCCGAGGACCGGGGCCGCCTGCGGGTGACGTACCACCACAACTGGTTCGACGGCACCAACCAGCGCCACCCGCGCGTCCGCTTCGGCAACCCGGTGCACGTCTTCAACAACTACTACGGCAACGTCGGCAGCTACGGCGTCGCCTCCACCCAGGAGGCCGGCGTGCTCGTCGAGGGCAACTACTTCGAGAACACCGACGATCCGTTCCACCTGGGTGAGGGCAGCTCCCCCGCCGGCAGCCTGGTGGCCCGCAACAACCACTTCGTCAACTCCGGCAGCGGCCAGAGCGGCGGCAGCGTCCGGTCGATCCCGTACTCGTACTCGCTCGACAGCGCCTCCAGCGTCAAGTCGATCGTGACGGCGGGCGCCGGTGCGGGCCGCATCTCCGTCTGACCATCCCCGGGCCGTGAGCGCGGCCGGCCTCCCGCGCTCACGGCCACCGGAAGGCAGGCTGTACCGCCGGCTGGACGCGGCTGACGAACCTCACTTCCCGGGGAGGAGCCAGGGGGCGGGCTTCGGAGGATGCTGCGCCCATGGATGCCGAACGAGAACGACTGGCGCAGTCGGCCGCCCCTGACGCCCCGTGGCGCCGATGGGGGCCGTACCTGAGCGAGCGGCAGTGGGGCACGGTCCGCGAGGACTACAGCGCGGCGGGCGACGCGTGGAACCACTTCCCGCACGACCACGCCCGCTCCCGCGCCTACCGGTCGGGCGAGGACGGGCTCGGCGGCGTCAGCGACGACAAGCAGCGGCTCTGCCTGTCGATGGCGCTGTGGAACGGCAAGGACCCGATACTGAAGGAGCGGCCGTTCGGGCTCACGAACGGCGAGGGCAACCACGGCGAGGACGTCAAGGAGTACTACTTCTACCTCGACAGCACGCCCACCCACGCTTACATGCGGTACCTGTACAAGTACCCGCAGGCCCCCTTCCCCTACGACGACCTGGTCACCACGAACGCGGCCAGGGACGCGCACGCCTTCGAGTACGAGCTGCTCGACACGGGCGTCTTCGAGGGCGGCCGGTACTTCGACGTGTTCGCCGAGTACGCCAAGGCCGCCCCCGACGACCTGCTCATGCTCGTCACCGTGGCGAACCGGGGCCCCGAGGCGGCCACCCTGCACGTGCTGCCGACGCTGTGGTTCCGCAACACCTGGTCGTGGGGGGCCGGAACGGCCAAGCCAACGCTGCGGGCCGCGGAGCCGGGGGTGATCCTGGCCGAGCATCCCGGGCTGGGGACGTACCGGCTGTACTGCGCGGCGGACGCGCCGCTGCTGTTCACCGAGAACGAGACGAACCACGAGCGGCTGTCCGGCGGCCCGAACGCCTCCCCGTACGTCAAGGACGGCATCGGCCGCCACGTCGTGGGCGGGGAGAGCGGGGCGGTGAACCCGGAGCGGGCGGGCACCAAGGCCGCCGTGCATCACGTGCTGACCGTGCCGGCGGGCGGCGAGGTGACCGTACGCGTCCGGCTGGCCGCGGGCGAGGCGGGCCCGGACCCGCTCGGATCGGGCTTCGACGAGGTGCTGCGCCGGCGCAGGGCGGAGGCGGACGCGTTCTACGCCGAGCTCACCCCGGCGGACCTCGGGCGGGACGAGGCGATGGTGCTCCGGCAGGCGCTGTCGGGCCTGCTGTGGAGCAAGCAGTACTACCACTTCGACGTCGAGACCTGGCTGGCCGAGCACGGCGCCGACCCGTGGACCCGCACCGGGCAGCGCAACCACGGCTGGTTCGACCTGACCGCCGACGACGTGCTGCTCATGCCGGACAAGTGGGAGTATCCCTGGTTCGCCGCCTGGGACCTGGCCTTCCACGCGGTCGCGCTGTCCGTGGTGGACCTCGACCTGGCCAAGCACCAGATCGAGGTGCTGCTGGGCGACCGGTACCTGCACGCGGGCGGCCAGGTGCCCGCGTACGAGTGGGCGTTCGGCGACGTCAATCCGCCGGTGCAGGCGTGGGCGGCGCGCTTCGTCAACAGCCTGGACAGGCGGCTCGACGGCCGGAGCGACCTGGACTTCGTCGAGCGGGTCTTCCAGAAGCTGCTGGTGAACTTCACCTGGTGGGTCAACCGCAAGGACCCGGAGGGGCGCAACGTGTTCCAGGGCGGCTTCCTCGGCCTGGACAACATCGGCGTCTTCGACCGCAGCGCCGAGCTGCCGACCGGCGGCACGCTCGACCAGGCCGACGGCACGGCGTGGATGGCGTTCTACGCGCAGACGATGCTGCAGATGGCCGCCGAGCTGTCGGACCGGGCGCCCGCGTACGAGGATCTGGCCGTGCGCTTCGCGATGGCCTTCCTGCGCATCTCCGCCGCCACCGACCGGGTCGGCGACCTGAAGGAGGAGATGTGGGACGAGGCGGACGGCTTCTTCTACGACGTGCTGCGGCTGCCCGGCGGCGACGCCACCCGGCTCAGGGCGCGCTCCCTGGTGGGGCTGCTGCCGCTCTGCGCGACCACGGTCTTCACGCCGCGCGCCGATGAGTCGCAGGCCCGGCTGTTCAACCGGGTCAGGGCGTTCGCGGACCGGCATCCCGACCTGGCCGCGGGCATGTCGGCGGCCGACCGGCCGGGCGTGGCGGGCCGCCGGATGTTGTCCCTGCTGGACGAGCGGAAGCTGCGGCGGCTGCTGGCGCGCATGCTCGACGAGAACGAGTTCCTCGGCCCGTACGGGATCCGGTCGTTGTCGCGGCACCACGCCGAGCACCCGTACACGTTCCACGTGGCCGGCCGCGAGTACAAGGTGGCGTACCAGCCGGCCGAGTCCGACAGCCGGATGTTCGGCGGCAACTCCAACTGGCGGGGGCCGGTGTGGTTCCCGGTCAACGTGCTGCTCATCCGGGCGCTGCTGCACCTGTACGCCTTCTACGGCGACGACTTCACCGTGGAGTGCCCGACGGGCTCCGGCAACCGGATGACGCTGTTCGAGGTGAGCAGGGAGATCTCCGACCGGCTCGTGCGCACGTTCCTGCGCGGCCGGGACGGGCGGCGTCCGGTGTACGGCGGGCAGCGCGTCTTCCAGGAGGACCCGCACTGGCGGGACCTGATCCAGTTCCACGAGTACTTCCACGGCGACAACGGCGCGGGGCTGGGCGCGGCGCACCAGACGGGGTGGACGTCGCTGGTGGCCGTACTCATGATCGTCTACGGCCGGCTCTCCGCCACCGACTTCTAGCCGGATGGTCGTTTCCCTCCGCCCCGGCCCAAAACCGGGGCGGATGCCGTTTTTGACGGATAAATGCGCATAAACCCGTATTTACTGAACTCTTGACTCAGCAGTCCCACGCTCGTGACCTTCCCCATAGAATCCCTGTATGCGGGGTAGACACCGGCGATTACGGACATGCACAATCCGACAGACGTCGTGACCGGAAATGGGGCTGAAACTTCTCGGGGCTTCTCTCCGTTCTGCGGATAAGAAAAACGGCAACTGCGAGGAAATGTGCGCGTCACTTCATCCCTCAGGTTTCTTTTCGCGCTGACCGTGACCGCTGCCGTGACCACTGCCGGGGCGTTCTCCCCGACGGCCGCGCACGCCGCACCACCTTCCGACGTCAAGCCCGTCCGCGTCGTCATCCTGGTCGACGAGTCGGGCAGCCTCAAGGACCAGGACGTCACCCGCGAGCGGGCCGCCGCCCAGCTCATCGCGCTCAGCGAGCTCTCGCCGCAGTCGCAGGTGGCCGTGGTGGGCTTCGGCAGCTCCAACGGGCCGGGCCAGTCCGCGGTCGACATCGTGTGCCCGCTGACCGGGGTGCAGACCGCTCAGGACCGCGAGTCGCTGGGCCGGTGCGTGGAGAAGCTGCGCCTGCGTGCCGCGGAGGAGGGCAACGACACCGACCACGCCGCCGC
This window encodes:
- a CDS encoding ArsC/Spx/MgsR family protein; this encodes MEIWINPACSKCSSALSVLDAESAQYTVRHYLEDPPNEPELREVLARLGLDPWDITRVGEARAAELGLDEWPRDASARDRWIRALAQNPILIQRPIITADDGSAVIGRSEDAVRSML
- a CDS encoding MGH1-like glycoside hydrolase domain-containing protein — its product is MDAERERLAQSAAPDAPWRRWGPYLSERQWGTVREDYSAAGDAWNHFPHDHARSRAYRSGEDGLGGVSDDKQRLCLSMALWNGKDPILKERPFGLTNGEGNHGEDVKEYYFYLDSTPTHAYMRYLYKYPQAPFPYDDLVTTNAARDAHAFEYELLDTGVFEGGRYFDVFAEYAKAAPDDLLMLVTVANRGPEAATLHVLPTLWFRNTWSWGAGTAKPTLRAAEPGVILAEHPGLGTYRLYCAADAPLLFTENETNHERLSGGPNASPYVKDGIGRHVVGGESGAVNPERAGTKAAVHHVLTVPAGGEVTVRVRLAAGEAGPDPLGSGFDEVLRRRRAEADAFYAELTPADLGRDEAMVLRQALSGLLWSKQYYHFDVETWLAEHGADPWTRTGQRNHGWFDLTADDVLLMPDKWEYPWFAAWDLAFHAVALSVVDLDLAKHQIEVLLGDRYLHAGGQVPAYEWAFGDVNPPVQAWAARFVNSLDRRLDGRSDLDFVERVFQKLLVNFTWWVNRKDPEGRNVFQGGFLGLDNIGVFDRSAELPTGGTLDQADGTAWMAFYAQTMLQMAAELSDRAPAYEDLAVRFAMAFLRISAATDRVGDLKEEMWDEADGFFYDVLRLPGGDATRLRARSLVGLLPLCATTVFTPRADESQARLFNRVRAFADRHPDLAAGMSAADRPGVAGRRMLSLLDERKLRRLLARMLDENEFLGPYGIRSLSRHHAEHPYTFHVAGREYKVAYQPAESDSRMFGGNSNWRGPVWFPVNVLLIRALLHLYAFYGDDFTVECPTGSGNRMTLFEVSREISDRLVRTFLRGRDGRRPVYGGQRVFQEDPHWRDLIQFHEYFHGDNGAGLGAAHQTGWTSLVAVLMIVYGRLSATDF
- a CDS encoding HAL/PAL/TAL family ammonia-lyase is translated as MTRRIATVLVLVAALCVPGQAVAGPAPAAAPAPAPAPAPAPRPLSLVLDGASFSLRDAFAILDGRPVSASLAPAARATMARARAGALAALEGQRVYGWNQALGPLKDRPLTPGQQERFQRNILRSHAAGVGAPLPDDVVRLALILKANQLARGRSGVRPEVPQRLLDLVNAGVVPRMPQIGSLGTGDLQPQAAAGLAAIGEDAPVRFRGQEGPASELLPRAGLARDFTLQAGEALPIVSGSTVLAATLAHAVHRAAALADQAEGAFALFMEATRAERSSLDARTHAERHIPEESAVAARLRAMVAGSRWMTDEGRRRLSPEPRVQDAVSVRAAPHILAGLRHTLADARRTLTREANSSTSNPLVFRRERGQGYEFVMGGNWDGSVMGHLADTLNAEITDVGVLSQELSGRLLSPRWSYGLPANLAGPPVGLNSGLVQVQTVAAALIPEMQARATPAGTLSRPVKDGQEDHNTMAMASARHLHENLDRLEIVLAVQYLMAAQGIDLISGRMAGLPLGTITGRLRAELRRYVAPLGDDRYQTPDLERAVWLVRNRRLVPSDLKVSPSSTPVVMP
- a CDS encoding pectate lyase family protein, yielding MSTSRRVLTLLTSLAAAAAGLTAAASAPAAADTPLVGWATQGGGTTGGGSVPATTVSSASALSSALSSGSAAVIRVSGTISCSGMLRVASNKTVIGNSGATISGCGFNVSQASNVIIRNLNFRNWGDDGINVQYSTRVYIDHNSFSNGGDGALDIKRSSDYITVSWNRFFDHDKTMLLGHSDSNGAEDRGRLRVTYHHNWFDGTNQRHPRVRFGNPVHVFNNYYGNVGSYGVASTQEAGVLVEGNYFENTDDPFHLGEGSSPAGSLVARNNHFVNSGSGQSGGSVRSIPYSYSLDSASSVKSIVTAGAGAGRISV